In Sciurus carolinensis chromosome 4, mSciCar1.2, whole genome shotgun sequence, the sequence ATTAAATAGAGAATAGAGAAACAATAAacatctgggtgtggtggcgcgtgcctgtaatcccagcagcttggagggtTGAGGCAaaagaatggcaagtttgaggccagcctcagcaacttagtgagaccctgtatcaaagtaaaaaattaaaaggctgggAACGTAGCTCGGTGAcagagtacccctaggttcaatccccagcattgcaaacaagcaaacaatcaAACAGAATGAGGATGCCTGCTACTCAATAGAGTgtggaagtcctagccagagcaactggcaaagaaaaaaaaaattaaaaagatcccaGTTAAGCAGGAAGAAGAAGAGTGATCTGTATTCATACATGATATGAACTTTTATGTGGGACAAAATGAAAGTTTCACAAAAACACTCTCAAAAGTTAGGGggaaattcagcaaagtagaggAGACAAAGTTAACACACGAAAATCCATTGTGCAAACCAGCTGAGAATGAGATTacaattttatctaaaatatcaTCAAATTGAATAAAATTCAGGAAATCAGTAATCCAAGGAAGTCAAAGATGTATATAGCAAAAGCTACAAACATTACCAAGAAAGgtagagaagaaaacaataaatatctagtaaaaaaatcaagaaatcaaatAAGAATTAAGAACTGGAAAGGAATACCTCATGGTTCATGGATTGAAACTTGCATATTGCTAGCATAACGAGAGACTGAAGTTCGGGGCTAGGGCCACAGCTCAgccatagagcacttgcctagcatgtatgagctGAGCCCCAGCATCaccaaggaaaaaagaatgaattcaaaCTTTGAGGCACAGATTATACTGAATGCCTATAGCTATTGCACAGTCATAAAggcaaaaaattatttctcaaaccaTGGTTAATGAGCATCTGCACACAGCTCTAGTAATCACACCAGTGCAGTACAGACGTCAACAGATGAGATTCCTGGAAATAAGCCTTTCTGGACAGTCATGTGGCAAGTAAGGACCTATAATGATGTTCCACCACTATCCATGGGCAATGCCCTACGATGGTATTGAGGCTGAAATGGGAAAGACGAAGCACTCTGGGGCCGGTGGGTGCTGGGTGCCTGATGCCAGTGTGCTTGGTACTGCTGAACTAAACACTTGAAAAGGGGGCCGAGCCCGCTCAGGGATGAACACCAGGAGCGGCAGTGGTGTCCACCTGCAGTCCAGGCTTTCTGGgtgccgaggcaggaggaccgctGGAGCCCAGGGGTTCAGTACGGTCTGGCAACATTGCTCtaccctgtccctccctccccacaagAAATACTTCCTGAATATGCACAAGGGCTTGGGTTCCACCCCTGGCACCAAATTAAAGAATgacccgcacacacacacacacacacacacacacacacacacgggcaaCGAGGGTGTAATGTAAGTGTGTGGTAGATTTTAGATGCATGAATtgccaccaaaaacaaacatacaGAGGCTCAGGCAGATGTGATCCTTCTGCAGTAGGAGCCAAGTGGCCCTTGCAGGACAGAGTTACTCAGCAGGCCTGGGGATTCCATCCCACACTACAACGAATGACTGACTCGGGAGGGGCTGCAAGGAAGGCCTTCCCGAAACCTCGGCACGTCCTTCCTGGCAAGCGCCTGTGTCTCTCCAGGGTACTTCGCACCAGGGACGGGATCTGGGTAGGGTGCTGGGCCATCTCGTCTGACCCACGAGAGGACAGGGACTGAGTCcctgcagctggccatgtggcaGCTCCACCCCTAACAGACCAACCCCAAGAAAACACCCCTGGACACGGAGGCTCCGTCAAACTTCCTGGGGAGCAGCACCTGCTCCGAGTCCCGCCACCTGGCAGCCAGCCTGACACGGCGTTGATTCTTAGCCAATTCTTAGTGGAAACCTGTCCGCTTGTCCCCCACCTGAGACCCTCAGAGTCCAGACTTCCTCTTGCAGTTGGCCATCAACCCAGCAGCCGGCGAAGGGTCTCTGTGGGTGTCATGGGGCAAAATGCCACCTGCTGAGCACAGGACGCCCGTTTCTCCAGCGCATTCCAGGAGTCCAGTCAGAAGGATGGGGCAGGGGCGAGGGCTGGCCTCAGACACGGGGCTGAGGACCCCACAGCCGGGCCGAGTCAGAAACAAGGGGCGAGGCAGGACAACACTGCTTTATTGAACGTCAGAGCCCGtctgggggcagggtgggggtctGCCGCCTCCTCTAGCGGGGCACAGCACACAGTTGGTAGGGGGGTGGGGTCACCATGGCACCAAACACTCCATGGTCGCTGGGCCGGGGCTGTCCAGCGGGCACCGAGAAGGTGAAGCGCTGCAGGAGGCaggtgaagaagaggaagagctcCATGCGGGCCAGGGGCTCCCCGAGGCACGCGCGGCGGCCTGTGGGTGGGTGCAGCTCAGTAGGCCTCTCCCTGGCCTCCGCCCCCACAAGGCTTCCAGCGGGAGTCAGGGAGGGCCCCCAAGGCACCTGCTGAGAAAGGCATGAAGGCCTCCCGCTTCACAAAGCAGCCCTGGGCATCCAGGAAGTGTCCAGGGTGGAAGCGGAGGGGCCTCTCCCAGACGGTCTCATCCTTCAGCACAGATGACAGGTTGGTGACGAGCGTCGTCCCCTGGAGGAGATGCCTGGCGTGAGCAGGCACTGGGATGGGGACGTCGGGACCTTTCCACTGAACCAGCCTGGGCAGACTCCCCCCGGTCCACACCTGAACCCTTGGAAGGAATCCTCAGCCCCAGAAGAACCTCAGCATCCTGGCTGATATGATGGCAGGGCCTGGTGACAAGGGTCCTACAAACACCCACACTAATCCTGTCCCTGTGTGCTGCAGTTGCCACAACAAGCTGAGGCAGGTTTTAACCCGCTTCCCCAACACCCTGAGGCTCTGTCCTACTGGGCTGGCCTGGCTGCTCCTCTGCTTCCCAGACCCGCTCAGGCTGGGACAGGCAGCGCCAGTGGGATTGTGAATTAGTGAGCTAGATGCCAGTCCTCCTCCCCCCGCAGTGGCCATGCCGGGGCCACTAACTTACTGGTGGCACTGAGCTTGGGCGGAGGGTCCCGGGCCTACCTTGGGGATGAAGAAGCCCTGCAATTCGATGTCCCGGGTTGTCAAGTGGGGCACACCCAGTGGGACGATGTCCCCAAAACGCTGCACCTCGTGAATCACGGCCATGGTGAAGGGCATGCGGGCCTGGTCCCCCATCTCTGGCGGCCGCACCTGCCCTATCACCTCATCAATCTCCTGTTGGACGCGGCCTGGACAGACAAGCGTCCCCACAGAGTGTCAGAAGCCAGGGGGCTGCTCCCTGACCCTCTCCTACCCCTGTGGGAAGGGCTGTGTCCAGGTGAGAAGGGTATCGCCCTTACAGGGCCTGGGCCAGCCTGTGCTTGGAGACACAGGTGTCCCGGTCAAAAGGAGGGCACCTTTAGTCTCTCAGCTCTCCCTCCCCGTCCCAGCTCACGCTGCACATCCGGGTGCAGGATCATGAGCAGGAGGGCCCAGGCCAGCGTGGTCGAGGTGGTCACCATCCCTGCCGTGAACAGGTCAGCCACCACTATGCGCAGGTTCTCATCATTGAAGCTGCTCTCAGGGTTCCCCTTGGCCTGTGCCAGAGGCAGAAGGTGGGCTCAGGGGGACAAGGAAGAGTCACCAAATAACCTCCCGTTCTACCCCCACCGCCCCAGGTGCCGGGTCACCGGGCTCCGTACCGCCTGCTCTCGGGCCTCACAGGACCCTCGgcccacatccccagtccgtcTCAGGCAGCCCCACTCACCTTCTCCACCTCAGCCAGGAAGGCGTCAGTCAGGTCTCGGGGTGGCTGGGCTGGGTCTCGGGTCATCCTGTGCTCTGTCAACAGCTCGTCCAACAGGGCCATGAAGGCCTTCTGTGCAGGGAAGACCCTGCCAGGCAGCCCTGGGATGCGCAGGAGCACTGGGACCACATTCAGCACCTGTGACAGCCACAGAGGGCCCCTGCATCCTTCCTGTGCTCCTCCTTGGCCTGGACCAGTCTCAGCTCCCAGCCTCCTCCAGGGTGGACCCCGGCCTGCCTGTCCCTCCCAGGGACCAGCTCCGTCCCCAGAGCCAGGCTCCAGGCTCTCTGCTGGCCCTGGGCTGCCAGAAGGAAGAGGCTACCATGGGAACCTCGGGCTTGTGTGGTTCCAGCTGGACGGGGGCACGggctccctttcctctgctggaGCCCTCTGACCCCTGCCCAGCTGTCCTGCTACTGTTTGAGATCTGCTCACCTGCGGGCCGTCCCTCCTACGGTGGCCTCTCCAGAATGCCCTCCCATCGCTCCTGCATGCTAACCCTCCTGAGTCTTAGTTGCACAGAAGTGGCCCTGGAGAGTTCCCTGACCCCCGCACCATAGGCACCAAGCCGGATTCCTCCTTTAGCAGGTCCTCCAGAAGGTCCAGTATCTTGGTCAAGCGCTGGTCATCATACTCGAAGCGGTGGgcatagatgagggaggagatcACGTTGCACACTGCCTTGTTCAGGAGGGTTCTGGGGCTAAAGGGGTGTCCTGGGAGGGGGCATGTCCATCAGGCCCTGCCTGCCAGTCCAGCCCATCTCCTCTCCTGCTGTGCCCCTGAGCCCGTCACCCACCGGCTTCGTTGTCAAAGGCTGTACAGAGGCAGCTGGCCTCCTCGGTCACCCACCGCTCCAGGGACTTCTTGCCCAGGCCAAAGTTGCGCATGGTGGACACGGAGAAGCGCCGCTGCTCACGCCAGGAAGGACCATAGGTTGCCATGATCACCCCTAGGAATGGTTGGCACACTGAGACTGACTATGcccatctctcctcctctgcTGCTACAGGATCCCTCTTCCATTCAACAACTCTGGCCACATGCGGCTCTGGCTTTGCTCTGTACCCAGGCCCCCTACAGCTCCTGAGGTCACTGATCCCTCTTTCCAGGTATCAGCTGCCCGTGCCAATCCCCAGTCTGGGATTTCTGCCCCTGAGCTCATTTGCCTTGAGAACGCAGTCCCCAGCCCAGGTGCTCATAGATTGGCATCCACGGGCGGTCCGAGGTGTCCTCGCTGTGGTTCACCAGCGCCTCCCGCACAGCTGCCAGCCCGTTGAGCACTATGGCAGGCTTCCAGGCCAGCTGCAGGCTGAACACGTCGCCAAAGCGGAACCGCAGCTGCAGCAGAAAGGGCCATGTATTTGTCCAGCTGAAATCCCTGTGGGGCTGCAGACCTCAGCCTCACCACGAAAGACCCGGAAGACCCGGAAGACCAGGGCAACCGCACAGCAGGACAACACCAGGAAGCGACCTGGTGTTGACATCCGGTAACACGGGGCTGGGAGGTCACACCCTTTAAGGTACAGGAACTCATTTTGGACCCAACTTTCTGCACCTGGCAGCTATGACCTTGACAGTCAGGAAACTGCCAATGGGGCCCACTAGCGCCCCACTTTACACAGCAGGACAAGGGTCACAGAGGTGAGCAGGGAGGCACAAGCCCCACAGCAGCAGAAAACGTGACGTGCTCTCTGACAACCTCTCTCCACCCCCAGTTCCTGACTCACTTGCTGCTCAGGACCCTGGCGCTTCCCTCATCCCCAAGACCTTTCCCTCTGAAGGAATCTCAAGGGACTGGGGCCTACGTGACTTATACCCTGTTCAACTGGAGCCCAAACCCACTGCCAAGTCCTGTCCCTCCTGGCCTTTGTCCTCTGGCACATCTGCCCTTGGAAAGTTCCATCTGTCCTCGGGCCCTGCAGTGCCCTCTCCCAGGAAGCCTCTCAAACCTGCCCCCTTTCAGGCCCAGCTCCGTGTCCAGCCTGTGGCTCCACCCACCCATCTCAACTGGTTCTTCAGAACCAGTCTCTGTTGGTTCTGGGAACCCTCCTCTGTGATCCAGCATCAACTATTTTACCTTGGCAGGGTGGGGATGGCACTGGGGATTACacccgggggcacttaaccactgagtgacatccccagcgctttttatctttttattagagTAAGgtgtccctaagttgctgagtctagccttgaacttgcggccctcctgcctcagcttcctgagttgctgggatcacaggtgtgcatctCCACCCCGGTTCCTGTACCTTTTGGAAGGAGTTTGTCATGTTCTGGAAGTCAATCTGCAGCAGgttgcccagcccaggcagtggCATGGGGCCTGGTGGGTAGCGAGCAGCCCAGCGTTGGCGCCGGTGCATCAGGTCCACCAGGAGCAGGAAGATGGCCACGGCCACACCCAGGGTCCACAGTGCATCCCCGGTGAGCAGCCCCATGGCTGCCTGCTGTCCACTGAGCTCCTCTGGCACCGTCTCTCCTGGCCACTCTAGGCACCTGGGACCAGGCAGGACAGACTTGTTACAGCCTGGGCACGTGACTGCCTGGGCCCTCCCCTTATGAAGGAGCTGAGGCTGCCCTTTGCCCTCTGCCAGGAGCCAACCTGCTCTGGTGACTGTGCAGGCAGAGAGTTTAGGCAGGGGCCAGGGCATGGGCAGCTACACAGGTCCTtgcccctctttccctccccagatTCCTACCCGGGGAAGGGGATGGAGACAGGCACTCACTGCATCTCTCCACCTTACACTCCGAAGCAGGCCCGGCTGGCACAGCACCACGGTCTGACTTGACCCTGCCCTCCACACCTCACAAAGCCCCTTCCCTGACTTGCTGTCACGCCTGCCCCAGAGCACTTCTCTGCCTTCCTTGCCTCACCTCCGTCTCCTGAGGGGCCTTCAACTCACATCTGCCTTCCACAGCAGCCTGGGTCCTCAGAGAGGTCTTGTGATCAGAGGACCGTGGGACAGGAGCACAGGTGGAGCGTGCTCTCCAGCGTGGACGAGGTTCTGCACCTGCGTTAGTCCATTTCCAGCTGCCATAATGAAGGAAGGCAAGTTACTTAGAAAGATGAGAGGTGGGGTGCAGTTTACATCCTGGGGGTTCACGGGCTCACGCCTGGTGCTGGCCTCCTTCTGGCAGAGTCCTGGTGCACCCCATGGGAAGAGACAGGAAGACACCTCCACCTGatcttcttccctcttccaatAAAGCCCCAGCACGCCATCACAGGCTGCATATAAGCAGCCTTATCTAAGGCAGATGACATTCCAAAGGTTCCACATTTAATCCCCATAGTCAGATTAAGtgtccattctttttcttttttttttattaaattacaaaaaaaaaattttagactgcattttgattcattttacccaaatggggtataacttttcatgtCTATgtttgtatacaatgtagattcacaccatttgtgtaatcatacatgaacatagggtaataatgtctgtctcattctactatctttccttcccccaccccctcccaccccattttcctctacaccatcctacgttccttcattcttctatttCCCCCAACACCccctcgttatgtatcatcatgcacttattggagaaaacattcgacctttggttttttgggcttggcctatgtCACTTAAcattattttccaacttcatccatttaccagcaaatgccataattttattctttatggctgagtaatattccattgtgtatatataccactttatttatccattcatcagttaaagggcatctagggcatctaggttggttccataatcaagttattgtgacttgagctgctatgaatattgatgtggctgcatcactgtagtatgctgattttaagtcctttgggtatagaccgaggagtgggatagctgtgtcaaatggtggttccattccaagctttctgaggaatgtccacactgctttccagagtggctgcaccaatttgcaactccaccagcaatgtataagtgtgactctttccccacatccacgccaacacttattattgctcgtgttcttgataatagccctGCACAGACTCCCCTGGGCCCAGCACCTCTGGCATGAAGTCAGTGTCCTCCTTCAGAGTGTCCCCAGTAGGTCCGACATCTTGGTCACGCGCTCGTTATACTGGAAGCGGTGGGTATAGATGAGGGAGGCAATCCTGTTGCACACTGCTTTGTTGAGGAGGGTCCTGGGGCTAAAAGGGCATCCTAACAGGGGGCTTGCCTGTCAGGGTGTGGGCCCTGCCTCCCAGTCCCACCCATCTCATCCCCTGCTGTGCCCCTCAGCCCGTCACTGACTGGCATGTTCAGTGAAGGTGGCATAGAGGTTGGTTGCCTCTTGTCACCCACAGCTGCAGGGACTTCTTGCCCAGGCTGAAGATGTGCATGGTGGATACGGAGAAGCATCGCTGACCACACCAGCAAAGTCCGTAGGCTGCCAGGGTCACCCCTGCCATTGCTCTCCTCCTGTGGGTAACTGCCCACCCCTGTTCTGCCCATAGACTTTGCCCACCATGGTCTGCACAGGCTTCTTTTCCAGGTTCTGCGCCCAGCGCTTTACCGATATTTCTGACCTTTCAGGCCCTGTCTCCTTCGGATACTGCCCCCATGCCCTCTGCCATTTGCCTTTGGACTGTGGCCCAGGCCCAGGTGGTGGCAGGTGGGCACTGGCGTGTAGTCAGCAGTGTCCCTGCTGCCTTTCACCAGCCGCCAGCCTGTGGATCACGACCACTGGCTTGCAGGGTAGCTGCAGGCTGAACTCGTCCCCATATTGGTGGTGTAGCTATAGGCAAAGGTCAGAGTGCTCGTCAGCCAAAATGCACGGCCCAGACTTGCTGTGCATCTTGGGGACTCAGGTCGAACAGGGCAAGGGCAAGAtctggtatcttttttttttttttttgcagttctgggggtCAGTTGGGGCCTcagccatgctaggcaagcactctacctaccaCCGAGTTGCCTCTCCTGTCCAAGATCTGGCATCCTGGTGCTGGTGGGTCACACCTGTTATGGTGGAGAAACTCACTTTGGGTCCAAGCACCCAGCTATGACCTTGCCAGAGTCAGGAGATTGTCAGTGGGGGCCACCAGCACTGCACTTTGCAGAGGAGACAGGTTCACAGAGGTGAGCACTGAAGTGCAAGCCCCACAGCAGCAAGGGTTGAAGCAGTCACCGTTCCTCTCAACCTTGTTAACGATTGACAGGGCTCTGCCCCCATCCTCAAGACCTTTCTCTCTGATGGAATCGGAGGGGACTGGGGACCTACATCATCCATACCTTGTCCCACAGGATCTCAAACTCACTGCCAAGTCCTGTCCCACCTCCTGGCCTTTGTCCTCCCACATCTTTGCCCTTGGAAAGTTTGATCTGTCCTCAGGTCCAGCAGTGCCCTCTCCCAGGAAGCCTCTCAAACCTGCTTCCTTTCAGGGGCCCAGCTCAATGTCCAGCCTGTGGTTTCACCCACCACCCATGTTTGTTGCACTACCATCTCCCTCGCCTTGTACAAAGAGGTTGGCATGTTCTGGATGTCCACTTGCAGCAGGTTGCCCAGCCAGGGCAGTGGCACAGGGCCTGGTGGGTAGCTAGCAACGCAGAGGTGCCAGTGCATCAGGTCCACCAGGAGCAGAAGATGGCCAAGCCCACACCCAGGGGCCACAGTGCATCCCCACGAGCAGCCCCATGGCTGCCTTGCTGGCCACTGGATTTCTTTGGGAACACCTAGCATCCCTTGTCCCTCTAGGCACCTGGGACCACCCAGGACCTTGTCATACCCTAAGTGCTTAGTCCATCAGGAACCTTCCCTTATAAAGGAGTTGAGGCTGCCCTTTGTCCTCTGCTGGGAGACAACCTGCCCTACTGACTATGCAGGCAGTGTGCAGTGAGGGGTCAGGAAGGGGAGATGCAGGGGCAGCTACACAGGTCCGTGCCGCTCATGCTCCCTCTAGGTGACAATCAGGGGGGAAACATCACATAAACTGGACTTAGTGGTCCTGAAGG encodes:
- the LOC124982056 gene encoding cytochrome P450 2D14-like isoform X1, which translates into the protein MGLLTGDALWTLGVAVAIFLLLVDLMHRRQRWAARYPPGPMPLPGLGNLLQIDFQNMTNSFQKLRFRFGDVFSLQLAWKPAIVLNGLAAVREALVNHSEDTSDRPWMPIYEHLGWGLRSQGVIMATYGPSWREQRRFSVSTMRNFGLGKKSLERWVTEEASCLCTAFDNEAGHPFSPRTLLNKAVCNVISSLIYAHRFEYDDQRLTKILDLLEDLLKEESGLVPMVLNVVPVLLRIPGLPGRVFPAQKAFMALLDELLTEHRMTRDPAQPPRDLTDAFLAEVEKAKGNPESSFNDENLRIVVADLFTAGMVTTSTTLAWALLLMILHPDVQRRVQQEIDEVIGQVRPPEMGDQARMPFTMAVIHEVQRFGDIVPLGVPHLTTRDIELQGFFIPKGTTLVTNLSSVLKDETVWERPLRFHPGHFLDAQGCFVKREAFMPFSAALHLLGARWTAPAQRPWSVWCHGDPTPLPTVCCAPLEEAADPHPAPRRALTFNKAVLSCLAPCF
- the LOC124982056 gene encoding cytochrome P450 2D17-like isoform X2 produces the protein MGLLTGDALWTLGVAVAIFLLLVDLMHRRQRWAARYPPGPMPLPGLGNLLQIDFQNMTNSFQKLRFRFGDVFSLQLAWKPAIVLNGLAAVREALVNHSEDTSDRPWMPIYEHLGWGLRSQGVIMATYGPSWREQRRFSVSTMRNFGLGKKSLERWVTEEASCLCTAFDNEAGHPFSPRTLLNKAVCNVISSLIYAHRFEYDDQRLTKILDLLEDLLKEESGLVPMVLNVVPVLLRIPGLPGRVFPAQKAFMALLDELLTEHRMTRDPAQPPRDLTDAFLAEVEKAKGNPESSFNDENLRIVVADLFTAGMVTTSTTLAWALLLMILHPDVQRRVQQEIDEVIGQVRPPEMGDQARMPFTMAVIHEVQRFGDIVPLGVPHLTTRDIELQGFFIPKGTTLVTNLSSVLKDETVWERPLRFHPGHFLDAQGCFVKREAFMPFSAGRRACLGEPLARMELFLFFTCLLQRFTFSVPAGQPRPSDHGVFGAMVTPPPYQLCAVPR